The window ACAAGCCGGACACGACGACGATCATCGCGAACTGGATCCCGTTCGAGGAGCCGGCCGGCGGCCCGAACTTCTTCACGTTCGCCGAGGACGCCCAGTACGACATCCACATCGACAACAACGGTGACGCGCAGGGCGATCTGCTCTACCGCTTCACCTTCGACACCCACGTCAAGAACAAGAAGACGTTCCTGTACAACACCGGTCCGGTCGAGAGCCTCGACGACAAGGACCTCAACATCACGCAGACGTACGACATCGAGCTGATCAAGCTCAAGGACCAGTACCCGGTGTCGAAGACGAAGGTCGCCAACGACGTCCCGGTGGCGCCGTCGAACGTCGGCAAGGCGTCCATGCCGGACTACGCCAAGCTGCGTGAACAGGCCGTCCACAAGCTCGCGGGCGACGCGACGTCGTTCGCCGGGCAGGCCGACGACCCGTTCTTCCTGGACCTGCGCGTCTTCGACCTGCTGTACGGCGGGAACCTCTCCGAGGTCGGCAACGACACGCTCAAGGGCTACAACGTCAACTCCATCGCCCTGCAGGTCCCGACCCACATGATCGCCGAGTCGGCGGACCAGCCGGTCGTGGGCATCTGGTCCACGACCCAGCGCCAGAACGCGAAGGGCTACTACGAGCAGGTCTCGCGTCTCGGCAGCCCGCTGGTGAACGAGGTGGTCAACCCCCTCAAGGACAAGGACAAGTTCAACGCGTCCTCGCCCTGGGACGACGGCCAGTTCCTGAAGAACGTCACCAACCCCGAGCTGCCGAAGCTCATCGAGGCGATCTACAAGATCCCGGCGCCCGACGAGCCGCGCAACGACCTGGTGGACGTCTTCCTCAAGGGTGTGAAGGACCTCAACCAGCCGCCGCACGTGACGCCGTCGGAGATGCTGCGCCTGAACACCTCGATCGAGCCCACGGCCAAGCCCAAGCGGCTCGGAGTCCTCGACGGCGACAACGCGGGCTTCCCGAACGGCCGTCGCCTCACCGACGACGTGATCGACGCCTCGCTCCAGGTCGTCGAGGGTGAACTGCTCGGCGCCAAGAACGACTTGGGCGACGCGGTCGACAAGAACGACAAGGACTTCGAGAAGGCCTTCCCGTATGTCGCCCTGCCCACCGAGGGCTCTCGCGGCCCGCTCGCCAAGGGCACGGACGGCGAGACCGACGTCCGCAGCCAGCTCGGCGACGCCCTCCAGCCGGCCGGTGCCTCCGGCGCCACCGACGACAGGACGCTGATCGCCGCGTCGGCAGGCGCCGGCGCCATCGGAGTCCTGCTGATCGGCGCGGCCCTGATGTGGTGGCGCCGGATGCGGGACCGGGCGTACTAGGCCCTTCCCACGGGCGGGGGTCACCTCGCTCCCTCAGCTGGCGCGGCCCGCGCAGTACTCATCCCCCACGGCGCGGGCCGCGCCGCCGCACGCGACAACGACCGCTGCCGAAACCGCAAAGCCGACCGAGGAGAGGGCATGGCCCCGCGCACGAACGACACAGCACCGGAAAACGAGGAGAAGAGGTCCACCACCGGTGCGGATGCCGCTGCCGCGGGGGGCGAGGGGGAAGCCGGGACCGATGAGCGGGTTGCCGCCGTGCGGCGGGTGGGGGCCGCGAGGCGGCGGGAGCGGCAGGAACCGTCGGGCGAGGTACTGGGCGACGAGACGCCCGGCGAAACGCGAGAGCGCGGGCTCGGCCTCTCGGCGCCGGTCCGCGCATTTCAGCCCGTCCGGGGGTACCCCCTCTGGGGGAGATTGAGGACGAGGCCCGTTCAGGGCCGAAGCGGGGGTCTGGGGGCCGCCAGCCGCCAGGGAGCGGGGTCGAAGGGGCGGCAGCCCCTGGAGGACGGGACGAGTAGGGGCGGCGGGGGCGAGGAAACCCCTGATCAGCGCATCGCCACCGTACGCCGCGCCGCCGCAGCCGCCCGACGCCGCCGCGCCCTCCACCTCGCCGGCTGCACCGCCCTCCTGGCCATCGCCTTCACCGCCGGCTCCCTCGCCCTCGGCGCCGCCCACGGCAACACCGACCAGAGTGTCGAAGCCGCATCCGCCGCCCTGTCACCGGGCCTGCTCGCCGGCGGAGACCTAGACGCCGGCATCTCCTCCCTCCAGGCCCACCTCCGTGACCAGCCAAGGGACTTCAGCAGCTGGTCGACCCTCGGTCTCGCCTACGTGGAGCAGGCCCGCACCAAGGGCGACCCCTCCCGCTACCCCCAGGCCGACCGGGCCTTCGAGCGCTCCCTCTCACTCGAACCCGACAACGACCAGGCCCTCGCCGGCCGCGCCGCCCTCGCCGCAGCCCGGCACGACTTCGAGGACGCCCTGAAGTACGCCGACCAGTCCCTGAAGGTGAACCCCTACAGCGAACGCGCCCTGTGCACCCGCGTCGACGCCCTCGTCGAACTCGGCCGCTACGCCGACGCCGCCAAGGCAGCCGACACCGCCGACGACCGCCGCCCGGGCATCCCGGTCTTCACGCGGTACGCCTACGTGAGGGAGCTGCGCGGCGACGTACGCACCGCCGAGCGCGTGCTGGAACAGGCGCTCTCCTCCGCCGTCACGCCCGGCGACATCGCGTACGTCGCCACCCAGCTCGGCCAACTCGCCTGGAACCAGGGCGACTACGACACGGCCCTCACCCACTACGCCCGCGCCCTGGCCGCCGACGAGAACTACGTCCCCGCCCTGGAAGGCCGCGCCCGCGCCCAGGCAGCGAGCGGCGACAGGGCCGGCGCGCTCAAGGGCCTGAGGGACGTCGTCTCCCGCTACCCCCTCCCCGGCCCGCTCGTCGAACTCGGCGAGCTGTACGAAGCGGCCGGCGACAAGGTCAAGGCCGACGACCAGTACGCCCTGGTCGACGCCTGGACGGCCCTCGCCCGCGCCAACGGCGTCAACGCCGACCTCGACACCGCCCTCGCGGCCGCCGACCACGGCGACAAGGCCTCCGCCCTGCGCGCCGCCCGCGCCGAGTGGGACCGCCGCCGGACCGTGCACACGGCGGACGCCCTCGCCTGGGCGCTGCACGTCAACGGCAAGGACGAGGAAGCCCTTCCCTACGCCCGCAGGGCCACGGCCACCGGCTACCGCAACGCCGCGTTCCACTACCACCGCGGGATGATCGAGCGCGCCACCGGCCACACCGAGGACGCCCGCGAACACCTGCAGGCCGCGCTGAAGCTGAACCCCGGCTTCTCACCGCTGGGCGCCCGCGAAGCCCGTACGGCACTCAAGGATCTGGAGCCGGCCAAGTGACCCCTCGTCGTCTGTTCGCCTCCGCCGCCGCCGTCCTGACGTCGGCCTGCGCGCTCGCGCTGCTGCCCTCCCCTCCCGCGAGCGCGCACCCCCTCGGCAACTTCACCGTCAACCGCTACGACGGCCTCGTCGCCGCCCCCGGCGAACTGCGGGTCCACCATGTCGAGGACCTCGCCGAGATCCCGGCGACGCAGGCCAAGCCGGACATCGAGAAGGCGGGCACGGCGGGGTGGGCCCGGCAGCGCTGTGAGAGCGCCGCGCGGGGCAGCGAGGTCACGGTGGACGGCCGGACGGTCACGCTGACGCTGAACAGCAGCCACGCGCGCGTGCGGCCCGGTCAGGCGGGGCTCGACACCCTCCGCGTGGAATGCCGGCTGACGGCACCGCTCCCCGAGGACGCCTCGGTCGCCCTCGGCTTCCGCGGCGCGGGCGCGGAATCCGGCCCGGGCTGGCGGGAGATCACCGCGCGCGGCGACCGTACGACACTCACCGCCTCGGACGTGCCGAAGGAGTCCGTCTCCCGCGAACTGACCCAGTACCCCGAGGAGTTGCTCTCCTCCCCGGCCGACACCAAGACCGCGTCCGTGCGCGTACGCCCCGGCGGACCGGCCCTGGCCGAGGCGGAGCAGGACACCGCCACCTCCTCCGTCCTGCCGCGCGGCGCCGACCGCTGGACGCGTGCCCTGGACAGCCTGGTCTCCCGCCAGGACCTCACCGTCGGCTTCGCCGCCCTCGCCCTGGTCATCGCGGTCTTCCTCGGCGCGATGCACGCGCTCGCCCCGGGCCACGGCAAGACCCTGATGGCCGCGGTGGCGGCGGCCCGCGGCGGCCGGGCCCGCATGAAGGACGTCCTGCCCCTGGCCGCCTCGGTGACGATCACGCACACCCTGGGCGTGGTCACCCTGGGCCTCCTGGTCACGGCCGGCTCGGCGGCGGCGCCCTCGGTGATCACCTGGCTGGGCATCGCGAGCGGCGCCCTGGTGATCGCGGCGGGCGCGACCCTCGTACGCCGGGCCTGGCACCTCCGCAGGCAGGGACACCCGCACACAGCCGGGCACGGGCACTCCCACGACCACCACCACACGCACGAGCACACTCACAAGACCGACCCCGCCCACGAGCGCCAACCGGTCCTGGTCGCCGCGCACACCCACGCCGCGACGGCGGCCCCGGCACCCACGCCGGGCCACGTCCGAGCACGTGCGCACACGCACACAGACCACGACCACGACCACCAGCACGACCACAACCACAACCACGGTCACACCCACGCCCACGGCCTGCTCACCCACACCCACAACGGCTTCACCCACACCCACTCCACCGCCCCCACCCTCCGCGGCACGATCCTCCTCGGCTTCGCCGGTGGGCTCGTGCCCAGTCCCTCCGCGGTCGTCGTGCTCGTCGGCGCGGCGGCGCTCGGGAAGGCTTGGTTCGGGCTGCTGCTCGTCGTCGCGTACGGCGTCGGGCTCGCACTCACCCTCACCGCGGCCGGGTTCGCCGTCGTGAGGCTGGGTACCGGAGTGACGCGGGTGCTGGACAAGCAGCCCCGCTGGACGGCCCACCCCCTGACGGTCTTCGTCCGCAGGACCGCACCACTGGGATCCGCGGTGCTCGTCGTGCTGATCGGGGCCGGATTGGTTCTCCAGGGGGCGGCATCCGCACTCGGCTGAGCTACTTTTGTGGAGAATGCGCACGGATGCGAATGGGGGACGCCCGTGTCCGAAGAACTGGGCAGTGAACGTCTGATCGCCGGCCGCTACCGCCTCCTGTCCCCGCTCGGCGAGGGCGGCATGGGCACCGTGTGGCGGGCCCGCGATGAGCTGCTGCACCGCGAGGTCGCCGTCAAGGAGGTGCGCGCGCCGCACGGGCTGCCGGGCCCGGAGGTCGAGCGGATGTACGCCCGGCTGGAGCGCGAGGCGTGGGCGGCGGCGCGGGTCGCCAACCGCAATGTCGTCACGGTGTACGACGTGGCCACGCAGGACGGCAGACCCTGGATCGTGATGGAGCTGGTCCGCGGGATCTCGCTGGCCGAGCTGCTGGACGCCGAGGGCCCGCTGAGTCCGCAGCGCGTCGCGCACATCGGCGCCGAGGTGCTGGCCGCGCTGCGGGCCGCGCACGAGGCCGGGGTGCTGCACCGGGACGTGAAGCCGGCCAACGTGCTGATGTCGAACGACGGCCGGGTCGTCCTGACCGACTTCGGTATCGCCATGGTCGAGGGCAGCTCCGCGCTGACGATGACCGGGGAGGTCATCGGCTCCCCCGAGTTCCTCGCCCCGGAGCGGGCGCTGGGCCGCACGCCGGGTCCGGAGTCCGATCTGTGGTCGCTCGGCGTACTCCTGTACGCGGCCGTGGAGGGCAACTCCCCGTTCCGCCAGAACACCCCGCTCAGCACCCTGCGCGCGATCGTCGACGAGGAGCTGCCGCCGCCCCGCCGGGCCGGGCCGCTGACCCCCGTCATCGAAGGGCTGCTGCGCAAGGACCCGGCCGAGCGGCTGCCGGCCGACCTGGCCGAACAGGACCTGCGGATCATCGGCGCTGGGGGTACCCCCTCTGGGGGAGGCACGCCGAGCGCGGACACGGGGCGGGCGACCCCGTACAGCCCGACCGTCGCGGCGTTCCCGGCACCGGCGCAGACCGCCCCGACGGCCCCGGTCCCGCCGCCCGCGCCGACCCGGCCCGTCACCGGCGCCCCCGCCTCGACCACGGCTCCCGTCCGCGCCGACCGCAACCGTCGGGCCGCCCTCACCCTGATCGCGGGCATCGCCGTCCTCGCACTGGCCGTGGCGGGACTGACGTACGCCCTCCTGAACCGCGGGGGCGACAGGGACAAGGCGGGCGGAGAGGGCACCACCAGCCAGACCAGCGGCGGGACTTCACCGAGGGAGACCGAGGACGAGAACGCCTCCGGAGGGGGCCGGAGCCCGACACCGAGCCCGAGCGGCAGTGACACGCCCTCTGCGGCCCCGCAGTCCGTGAAGGTGTCGCTGGCGGGCTCGAACCTGGAGTACTCCGGGTCCTGTCCGCCACCGAGCGGCCAGGCGCCGTCCTTCACGGCGACGTTCACGGTGGGGCGGCTGCCGGCGCAGGTCAGCTACCGCTGGGTGTCCAAGGACGGCGAGGTCATGGATCAGGGCTGGAAGACCCTGTCGTTCCCGGAGGGCGGCGGACGGACCAAGCAGGACAGGGCGTTCGTGACGACGTACGACGAGAGCGGGACGTTCGAGAACGAGATCAGCGTCGAGGTCCGCGACCCGGTGGAGACGAAGTCCAACTCGGTGCCGTTCTCGGTGACCTGCGTGACGGAGACCCCGACGGGCGGGGTCTCGCCATCGCCTACGGTGTCGCCGAGCTCGTAGGGGATCAGGCCACGCTGTTGAGCACCGGCAGATAACCACCCGACTGGCCCGCGGCCGTCGGGTGGTACGACTCCGGGATGTTGAGCCAGTTCACGGCGTGCATCCACGAGCTGCCGGAGCAGATCTCGTGCCCGGTGAAGGTGGGCCGCACGTCGCCGAAGGTGAACCCGTGGTCCAGGGCGCGCTTCTCGGTCGCGGCGTCGATGTAGTCGGCCGCCTCGTTGAGCGCCCTCCGCTTGGTCTCGGACAGGCCGAGGCACCCGGACGCGCCCAGCTTGTAGAAGCGGGGGTAGCCGAGTACGACCACATGGGCGGACGGAGCCTTGGTCCGGATGGCCGTGTAGACGCTGTCGAGCCTGCCGGGCAGCGTCGAGTCGACGAACGCCTTCGCGGTGTTGATCCGTGCGACGCAGGCGCTGTCGGACTGGAGCACACAGGTCGTCATGATGTCGGCGAAGCCTGCGTCGTTGCCGCCGATGGTGATGGACACGAGTGCGGTGGTGGAGTTGAGCGGGCCGAGCTGACCGGCCGTGACATCACTCGTACGAGCGCCCGAGCAGGCGGTGAAGTCGAAGGACGAGGGTGAGTTCGCGGCGGCCCACAGGTACGGATACGCCTTCGTGCTGCGCTTGCAGTCGCCGCTGCCGCTGACGTAGCTGCCCGCGCCGAGGCCGGAGGAGTAGGAGTCGCCGAGGGCCACATAGCCGCCGGTGGCGGCGGTGTCGTCGGCCTGCGCGGCGGCGGCCCCGGTGAAGGCGGTGCCGACGGCGAGGAGGAGCGAGGCGACGTATACGGAAAGTCGGGAACGTCTCATGGAACCTCCCTATAGCAGGATCTCTGCCATAACCGTCGTACCAACTACGCGTGTTGACGGGAAGTGTCCATGCCAAGACTTTTCCGGTCATCGCGGGCTTCAACCTATGGGTTCACTGTGGGTTTGATTTCATGTTCATGACAGCATTGTTGACAGGTCGTCAACTCCCTTGTTCTTCATGTCTGGAGCACAGATCCTTTACCTCGACTTGGAACGGGAACGCGACGTTCCGGGCCGTGCGTGCGAGGACGCGCGCACCCCCCACATGTGCGCGCACCACCCATGCGCGCCGCCAAGAGGAGGACTCCCTCGTAATGGCACAACTGCGTAGCAAGAAGTTCCGGTTCGCCGCGATAACCAGCCTGGCGACCGCCGCCCTCGTCGGCGGACTCACGTCCCTCCCCGCCCAGGCCGCCCCGGCCGAGGGCAAGGTCCTGGCCGCCGGCTCCCCCACTGCGATCAAGGACAGCTACATCGTCACGCTCAAGAAGAGCGCCGGGCTCAAGGCCGCCTCGAGCGCGGGCAAGAGCCTGATCAAGGAGTACGGCGGCTCGGTGAACAAGACGTTCGGCACCGCGCTGAACGGCTATGCCGCCACCCTCTCCGCGACCGAGGCCAAGAGACTCGCCGCCGACCCGGCGGTGGCCTCGGTCGAGCAGAACCAGCGCGTCAAGATGGACGCCACGCAGTCCAGCGCCCCCTGGGGCCTGGACCGCATCGACCAGACCTCGCTTCCGCTCTCCGGCACCTACACGTACCCGGACACCGCGGGCAGCGGCGTGACCGTGTACGTCATCGACACCGGCGTCCGCATCACGCACCAGCAGATCAGCGGCCGTGCCTCCTACGGCTACGACGCCGTCGACGGCGACACCACCGCCTCCGACGGCAACGGCCACGGCACCCATGTGGCCACCACGATCGCGGGTACCACCTACGGTGTCGCCAAGCAGGCGAAGATCGTGGCGGTGCGCGTGCTCGACAACGCGGGCTCCGGCACCACCGCGGGCGTGATCGCGGGCATCGACTGGGTGACCAACAACCACTCCGGTCCCTCGGTCGCCAACATGTCGCTCGGCGGCGGCGCCTCCACCTCGCTGGACACCGCGGTCGCCAACTCGATCGCCAGCGGAGTGACCTACGCGGTCGCGGCGGGCAACAGCAGCGCCAACGCCTCCTCGTACTCCCCGGCCCGTGTCTCGGCGGCGATCACGGTCGGCGCCACCACCAGCTCGGATGCCCGGGCCAGCTACTCGAACTACGGCTCGGTCCTGGACATCTTCGCGCCCGGCTCCTCGATCACGGCGGGCTGGAACACCAGCGACACCGCGACGAACACCATCTCCGGTACGTCGATGGCCACCCCGCACGTCGCGGGCGCGGCCGCGGTCTACCTGGCGAGCCACACCTCGGCCACCCCGGCCGCGGTCGCCTCGGCCCTGACGAGCGGCGCCACCACCAACGCGGTCACCAGCCCCGGCAGCGGCTCGCCCAACCGGCTGCTGAAGCTCGTCCCGTAGCAGCTCCCGTGACAACTCCCGTCACAGCACACCGCACGATCTGAACGAACCGTTCCCCGGAGACGCCCGCCGTCTCCGGGGAACGTCTTGACGGCCCCCACGGAGCTGAGCCACATTGAAGCCCGGCATCCGGCGCTTCGGGGGGCAAAGTCGCCAATGCAGACCTTACGTATCAAGACAGCTTCATCCAGAGCCAAAGCTCAGGACACCGAGCGTGCGCGGCCAGGACCGGGGAGGGACCTGACGCCGCTGCTCGCGGGCGCCGCCACGGCGGCGGGGGGATTCGGCGCGGCTCTCGCGCTGGCCGACTCGGGCTCGCCGCTGCGCGGGCCGTTCACGCTGTTCTTCCTGCTCGCCGCACCGGCCGCGGCGGTCGCCGCCGCGCTGCGCGGGCTGGAACCCTTCGGCCGGACCGTCGCCGCGGTTGCGGGCGCGGTCGTCGTCAACATGCTGGTGGCCCAGGGCATGCTCGCCGTGCACCGGTGGTCGGTGCGCGGCGGGATCGTGGCCGTGACCGCGATCAGCGCCGTCGTCCTCCTGCTGGTTCTGCTGCGGCGGCTGCGCGGCCGTACGACGCGAAGGCGGACTGACTGACGTGGACATCAGCGTGTACCGTCCCGGCGAGTTCAGCTCCGCCGACCGGGCGGCGTGGACATCGATGCAGTCCAAGGCCCATCTGCAGGGCTCGCCCGAGCTGGGCAACCCCTTCCTGTCCCCCGAGTTCGCGCTCGCGGTCGGCCGTTGCCGGCGCGGGGTGCGGATCGCGGTCGTACGGGAGGGCGGCGAGCCGGCCGCGTTCCTCCCGTTCCAGCGGACGGCGACCGGTGTCGGCCGGGCCATCGGCCTCGGCGTCTCGGACGCCCAGGGTCTGGTGCACCGGCCCGGGTTCAGCTGGGACGCCCGGGAGCTGCTGAAGGCGTGCGGGCTCGCCGTATGGGAGTTCGACCACCTGGTGGAGGGCCAGGCGGCGTTCGAGGCGGGGGCGTCCGGCACGTTCCCGTCCCCGGTCATGGATGTCGACCAGGGGTACGAGGCGTATCTGAAGCAACTCCGCGAACGGTCACCGAAGTTCACCAGGACGACGCTCGCCAAGGAGCGCAAGCTGGGCCGGGACCACGAGGGCGTGCGGTACGTGCACGACGAGCGCGATCCGGCGGCGCTGCGCACGCTGATGGCCTGGAAGTCCGCGCAGTACCGCAGGACGGGGCGCAGCGACCGCTTCGCGCACGAGTGGATCACCCGGCTCGTGGAGCAGCTGTTCCACACGCGCTCCGAGCCGTTCGCGGGGATCCTGTCGGTGCTGTACGCGGGCGGCAAGCCGATCGCCGCGCACTTCGGGCTGCGCACCGAGCGGGTGCTGGCCTGCTGGTTCCCGGCCTACGACCCGGCGTTCTCGAAGTACTCGCCGGGCCTGGTCCTGCATCTGCGCATGGCCGAGGCGGCCGCCGCCGACGGCATCGCGTACCTGGACCTCGGCCGGGGCCAGAAAGAATACAAGGACTCCCTGAAGACACGCGAGCTGAAGGTGTCGGAGGGGTGGGTGACCCGGCGTCACCCGGTCGCGTTCGGACACCGGGCACGCCGTGCCCCGGTCCGGGCGCTGCGCAACACCGTGCAGACACGGCCGGAACTGTTCGAACCGGCGGACCGGGTCCTCAAACGTATGGGGAAGATCCGCTCGATAGGCAGGTAACTCCGGTCAAACCATCAAAAACGTGAGGGCTCGTTCCAGCTCTTGCCATACAGGCTCAATCATCAATACCGTCGTACATCTGACGCGCATCGGACTGTCGAAGCGGCTCTAGGGGAGGGCTCAAGGACCGCGACAGTCCCGGCGCGGGGCGTGGTAGGGGGGTGCTCGGTGACGGTGTTCGCATGTGTGACCGAGTCGTGCCGCGCGACCGGCTGCCGTTTTCCCGGTGGTCGGCCAGAT of the Streptomyces sp. T12 genome contains:
- a CDS encoding GNAT family N-acetyltransferase, giving the protein MDISVYRPGEFSSADRAAWTSMQSKAHLQGSPELGNPFLSPEFALAVGRCRRGVRIAVVREGGEPAAFLPFQRTATGVGRAIGLGVSDAQGLVHRPGFSWDARELLKACGLAVWEFDHLVEGQAAFEAGASGTFPSPVMDVDQGYEAYLKQLRERSPKFTRTTLAKERKLGRDHEGVRYVHDERDPAALRTLMAWKSAQYRRTGRSDRFAHEWITRLVEQLFHTRSEPFAGILSVLYAGGKPIAAHFGLRTERVLACWFPAYDPAFSKYSPGLVLHLRMAEAAAADGIAYLDLGRGQKEYKDSLKTRELKVSEGWVTRRHPVAFGHRARRAPVRALRNTVQTRPELFEPADRVLKRMGKIRSIGR
- a CDS encoding serine/threonine-protein kinase, with the translated sequence MSEELGSERLIAGRYRLLSPLGEGGMGTVWRARDELLHREVAVKEVRAPHGLPGPEVERMYARLEREAWAAARVANRNVVTVYDVATQDGRPWIVMELVRGISLAELLDAEGPLSPQRVAHIGAEVLAALRAAHEAGVLHRDVKPANVLMSNDGRVVLTDFGIAMVEGSSALTMTGEVIGSPEFLAPERALGRTPGPESDLWSLGVLLYAAVEGNSPFRQNTPLSTLRAIVDEELPPPRRAGPLTPVIEGLLRKDPAERLPADLAEQDLRIIGAGGTPSGGGTPSADTGRATPYSPTVAAFPAPAQTAPTAPVPPPAPTRPVTGAPASTTAPVRADRNRRAALTLIAGIAVLALAVAGLTYALLNRGGDRDKAGGEGTTSQTSGGTSPRETEDENASGGGRSPTPSPSGSDTPSAAPQSVKVSLAGSNLEYSGSCPPPSGQAPSFTATFTVGRLPAQVSYRWVSKDGEVMDQGWKTLSFPEGGGRTKQDRAFVTTYDESGTFENEISVEVRDPVETKSNSVPFSVTCVTETPTGGVSPSPTVSPSS
- a CDS encoding S8 family peptidase, which translates into the protein MAQLRSKKFRFAAITSLATAALVGGLTSLPAQAAPAEGKVLAAGSPTAIKDSYIVTLKKSAGLKAASSAGKSLIKEYGGSVNKTFGTALNGYAATLSATEAKRLAADPAVASVEQNQRVKMDATQSSAPWGLDRIDQTSLPLSGTYTYPDTAGSGVTVYVIDTGVRITHQQISGRASYGYDAVDGDTTASDGNGHGTHVATTIAGTTYGVAKQAKIVAVRVLDNAGSGTTAGVIAGIDWVTNNHSGPSVANMSLGGGASTSLDTAVANSIASGVTYAVAAGNSSANASSYSPARVSAAITVGATTSSDARASYSNYGSVLDIFAPGSSITAGWNTSDTATNTISGTSMATPHVAGAAAVYLASHTSATPAAVASALTSGATTNAVTSPGSGSPNRLLKLVP
- a CDS encoding DUF4331 domain-containing protein, which codes for MTPNSRSGAGRKGLVTLVCGALAAGGLTAAGVAALAPGAASASSHREAPLISGTPQYDNTDVYAFVSPDKPDTTTIIANWIPFEEPAGGPNFFTFAEDAQYDIHIDNNGDAQGDLLYRFTFDTHVKNKKTFLYNTGPVESLDDKDLNITQTYDIELIKLKDQYPVSKTKVANDVPVAPSNVGKASMPDYAKLREQAVHKLAGDATSFAGQADDPFFLDLRVFDLLYGGNLSEVGNDTLKGYNVNSIALQVPTHMIAESADQPVVGIWSTTQRQNAKGYYEQVSRLGSPLVNEVVNPLKDKDKFNASSPWDDGQFLKNVTNPELPKLIEAIYKIPAPDEPRNDLVDVFLKGVKDLNQPPHVTPSEMLRLNTSIEPTAKPKRLGVLDGDNAGFPNGRRLTDDVIDASLQVVEGELLGAKNDLGDAVDKNDKDFEKAFPYVALPTEGSRGPLAKGTDGETDVRSQLGDALQPAGASGATDDRTLIAASAGAGAIGVLLIGAALMWWRRMRDRAY
- a CDS encoding sulfite exporter TauE/SafE family protein gives rise to the protein MTPRRLFASAAAVLTSACALALLPSPPASAHPLGNFTVNRYDGLVAAPGELRVHHVEDLAEIPATQAKPDIEKAGTAGWARQRCESAARGSEVTVDGRTVTLTLNSSHARVRPGQAGLDTLRVECRLTAPLPEDASVALGFRGAGAESGPGWREITARGDRTTLTASDVPKESVSRELTQYPEELLSSPADTKTASVRVRPGGPALAEAEQDTATSSVLPRGADRWTRALDSLVSRQDLTVGFAALALVIAVFLGAMHALAPGHGKTLMAAVAAARGGRARMKDVLPLAASVTITHTLGVVTLGLLVTAGSAAAPSVITWLGIASGALVIAAGATLVRRAWHLRRQGHPHTAGHGHSHDHHHTHEHTHKTDPAHERQPVLVAAHTHAATAAPAPTPGHVRARAHTHTDHDHDHQHDHNHNHGHTHAHGLLTHTHNGFTHTHSTAPTLRGTILLGFAGGLVPSPSAVVVLVGAAALGKAWFGLLLVVAYGVGLALTLTAAGFAVVRLGTGVTRVLDKQPRWTAHPLTVFVRRTAPLGSAVLVVLIGAGLVLQGAASALG
- a CDS encoding SGNH/GDSL hydrolase family protein; amino-acid sequence: MRRSRLSVYVASLLLAVGTAFTGAAAAQADDTAATGGYVALGDSYSSGLGAGSYVSGSGDCKRSTKAYPYLWAAANSPSSFDFTACSGARTSDVTAGQLGPLNSTTALVSITIGGNDAGFADIMTTCVLQSDSACVARINTAKAFVDSTLPGRLDSVYTAIRTKAPSAHVVVLGYPRFYKLGASGCLGLSETKRRALNEAADYIDAATEKRALDHGFTFGDVRPTFTGHEICSGSSWMHAVNWLNIPESYHPTAAGQSGGYLPVLNSVA
- a CDS encoding lipopolysaccharide assembly protein LapB, giving the protein MAPRTNDTAPENEEKRSTTGADAAAAGGEGEAGTDERVAAVRRVGAARRRERQEPSGEVLGDETPGETRERGLGLSAPVRAFQPVRGYPLWGRLRTRPVQGRSGGLGAASRQGAGSKGRQPLEDGTSRGGGGEETPDQRIATVRRAAAAARRRRALHLAGCTALLAIAFTAGSLALGAAHGNTDQSVEAASAALSPGLLAGGDLDAGISSLQAHLRDQPRDFSSWSTLGLAYVEQARTKGDPSRYPQADRAFERSLSLEPDNDQALAGRAALAAARHDFEDALKYADQSLKVNPYSERALCTRVDALVELGRYADAAKAADTADDRRPGIPVFTRYAYVRELRGDVRTAERVLEQALSSAVTPGDIAYVATQLGQLAWNQGDYDTALTHYARALAADENYVPALEGRARAQAASGDRAGALKGLRDVVSRYPLPGPLVELGELYEAAGDKVKADDQYALVDAWTALARANGVNADLDTALAAADHGDKASALRAARAEWDRRRTVHTADALAWALHVNGKDEEALPYARRATATGYRNAAFHYHRGMIERATGHTEDAREHLQAALKLNPGFSPLGAREARTALKDLEPAK